A stretch of the Sphingobacterium thalpophilum genome encodes the following:
- a CDS encoding outer membrane beta-barrel protein: MKKVLLTLTAVAGLTIAANAQTEKGKIMVGGQVGFETSKVKDTDYKNNSFSINPTVGYFVSDNWAVGTGIGYNWSKNESDKENSVKVDAFQVAPFVRKYSANGPLRFFAQLSVPMSWGKNTVEKANVESESKFENYGVELAPGLAYFPTNKIGIELKVRGLYYNYNKNKTADISTNTFGLDANSLAPTLGVQFHF, from the coding sequence ATGAAAAAAGTTTTACTTACATTAACTGCCGTTGCAGGTTTAACAATTGCAGCTAACGCTCAGACTGAAAAAGGAAAAATTATGGTTGGTGGTCAAGTTGGCTTCGAAACTTCAAAAGTCAAAGATACTGATTATAAAAACAACTCATTCTCCATTAACCCAACTGTGGGTTACTTTGTAAGTGACAACTGGGCAGTAGGTACAGGAATTGGCTACAACTGGAGCAAAAACGAATCTGATAAAGAGAATAGCGTTAAGGTAGATGCTTTCCAAGTCGCGCCTTTTGTTAGAAAATATTCTGCCAATGGCCCATTGAGATTCTTTGCTCAATTATCAGTACCTATGTCATGGGGTAAAAACACGGTTGAAAAAGCTAATGTGGAAAGTGAATCAAAATTTGAAAACTACGGTGTGGAGCTAGCTCCTGGTTTAGCATACTTTCCAACTAACAAAATTGGTATCGAATTGAAAGTAAGAGGTTTATATTACAACTATAACAAAAATAAAACGGCTGATATATCCACAAATACATTTGGCTTAGATGCGAACTCATTAGCGCCAACACTAGGTGTACAGTTCCATTTTTAA
- a CDS encoding C40 family peptidase, producing MKYGICTLALVPLRSEQAHRSEMVSQVLFGELFEILDEQSDWSSIRLLDTGYTGWIQNGQFTEISNVELARYTGGDARMVGREGGILTEGSRKLYLCHGTKLYFDEQGGFDLEGNRWHYQGTMNTLSRTDFSASIAALARSYQDAPYLWGGRSQWGIDCSGFSQLIYSCFGIQLPRDAYQQAEIGQTVDFVAEIKVGDLAFFDNEAGRITHVGIMLDTDTIIHASARVRVDRMDNEGIYNRELNKYSHKLRIVKRYL from the coding sequence ATGAAATATGGTATTTGTACACTAGCCTTGGTTCCCTTGCGATCTGAACAGGCCCATCGGAGTGAAATGGTTTCCCAAGTATTGTTTGGTGAGCTATTCGAAATTTTGGATGAGCAATCCGACTGGAGCTCCATTCGGCTGCTGGATACGGGCTATACAGGCTGGATTCAGAATGGACAGTTTACTGAAATCAGTAATGTGGAATTAGCACGTTATACTGGTGGAGATGCACGTATGGTGGGAAGAGAGGGAGGTATCCTGACAGAAGGGAGCAGAAAACTTTACCTCTGTCATGGTACAAAATTATATTTCGACGAGCAGGGGGGCTTTGATCTAGAAGGTAACCGATGGCACTATCAAGGCACAATGAATACGCTGTCAAGAACAGATTTTAGTGCTAGTATCGCCGCCTTGGCACGCAGTTATCAGGACGCTCCTTATCTCTGGGGCGGACGTTCGCAGTGGGGAATCGATTGCTCGGGATTTTCGCAGCTGATCTACAGCTGTTTTGGTATTCAGCTGCCCAGAGATGCCTATCAGCAGGCAGAAATAGGGCAAACTGTAGACTTTGTTGCTGAGATCAAAGTGGGGGATCTTGCATTTTTTGACAATGAAGCCGGAAGGATTACACATGTGGGCATCATGCTGGATACAGATACTATTATCCATGCTTCGGCCAGAGTCCGTGTGGACCGCATGGATAATGAAGGCATATATAATCGGGAGCTGAACAAGTATTCGCATAAGCTGCGGATTGTGAAGCGGTACCTGTAA
- a CDS encoding universal stress protein, whose amino-acid sequence MENTNLKFKRILVAVDDAPCSEKAILYAKEMADAFHASVALVTVIPPTSPTNFGADPLLGQQPVIVPEVSEMEQENAQKYLEKISREFKDSNEVYLFNRIGSIKEEILAAAQEWSADLIIMGSNGRTGFDHFISGSVSESVIRKATCPVLVVPGKCDQ is encoded by the coding sequence ATGGAGAATACTAATTTAAAATTTAAAAGAATACTCGTTGCAGTCGATGATGCTCCATGTTCTGAGAAAGCCATTCTATATGCGAAAGAAATGGCTGATGCGTTCCATGCTTCGGTTGCTCTCGTCACGGTAATCCCCCCAACTTCACCCACTAACTTTGGTGCAGATCCCCTTCTCGGCCAGCAGCCGGTCATCGTACCCGAGGTATCTGAAATGGAACAGGAAAATGCACAGAAGTACCTGGAAAAAATAAGCCGGGAATTTAAAGATTCGAATGAAGTATATCTTTTCAACCGGATTGGTTCGATTAAAGAGGAAATTCTCGCTGCTGCACAGGAATGGTCAGCAGATCTTATTATTATGGGGTCCAATGGAAGGACAGGATTCGACCACTTTATATCCGGTTCGGTTTCGGAATCTGTCATCCGTAAAGCCACATGCCCCGTCCTGGTTGTACCCGGCAAATGTGATCAATAA
- a CDS encoding RsmB/NOP family class I SAM-dependent RNA methyltransferase: MAELNAKRIHQQIRNFERAMDDFESDQPFSRYLTSFFKLNKQMGSSDRRWASRLCYNYFRLGAAALQLSQQRRLVLAEFLCESESALVSLLDPSLAEKMTLPLGDKLSFLEADGLLSRQDLFPFTAALSPEIEANAFLESQLIQPHLYIRVRRGKDKLVRAILEENNISYDQVGEQCIAMPNGTSLQRLPALDGLVEVQDLSSQRTLDWMKPEQGESWWDACAASGGKSLLLLDACPSIELLVSDVRMSILRNLDERFDRAGIKHYRKKVLDLTKDPEMILGNEQFDGIVLDAPCSGSGTWGRTPEMIRQFKLAKINEYSRLQQTIASRVVEHVKVGKPLVYITCSVFKAENEDVAQYIIDHHGFELESMDYLKGYHARADSMFVARLIKK; encoded by the coding sequence ATGGCTGAATTGAATGCAAAGCGTATCCATCAACAGATACGTAATTTTGAGCGTGCAATGGACGATTTTGAATCGGATCAGCCATTTTCACGTTATTTAACCTCGTTTTTTAAACTGAATAAACAGATGGGGTCTTCGGACCGTAGATGGGCCTCCCGCCTCTGTTATAACTATTTCCGTCTGGGAGCCGCTGCTTTACAGCTGTCCCAGCAACGCCGCTTGGTGTTAGCTGAGTTTTTATGTGAATCCGAAAGTGCACTCGTGAGCTTGCTGGATCCCAGCCTGGCAGAAAAAATGACTCTGCCTTTAGGTGATAAACTTAGCTTTCTAGAAGCTGACGGGCTACTTAGTAGACAGGATCTGTTTCCTTTTACAGCCGCGCTGTCGCCTGAAATAGAGGCGAATGCTTTTTTGGAGAGCCAATTGATACAGCCACACCTATACATCCGTGTCAGACGTGGAAAGGACAAGCTTGTACGTGCGATCTTAGAAGAAAATAATATATCCTATGATCAGGTGGGGGAACAGTGCATCGCTATGCCCAATGGAACCTCATTGCAACGGCTTCCGGCTTTGGATGGTCTCGTCGAAGTTCAGGACCTTTCTTCGCAGCGTACACTTGATTGGATGAAACCAGAGCAGGGAGAGTCCTGGTGGGATGCGTGTGCTGCCTCTGGAGGCAAATCCCTTTTGCTATTGGACGCATGTCCAAGCATTGAATTGCTGGTATCTGATGTGCGTATGAGCATTTTGAGGAATCTTGATGAGCGATTTGACCGTGCGGGCATAAAGCATTACCGGAAGAAAGTCCTGGATCTAACCAAAGACCCCGAGATGATTTTAGGTAACGAGCAGTTCGACGGCATTGTTCTGGACGCGCCATGTTCGGGTTCGGGTACCTGGGGGCGTACCCCCGAAATGATAAGGCAGTTTAAGTTAGCTAAGATAAACGAGTACAGCAGGTTGCAGCAGACGATTGCAAGCCGTGTCGTTGAACATGTGAAAGTGGGCAAGCCACTGGTTTATATCACCTGTTCTGTATTTAAAGCAGAAAACGAAGATGTGGCTCAGTACATTATCGACCATCATGGATTTGAACTGGAAAGTATGGACTATCTGAAGGGATATCATGCAAGAGCAGACAGCATGTTTGTCGCCAGGTTGATCAAGAAGTGA
- a CDS encoding ABC transporter substrate-binding protein, with amino-acid sequence MISVQNRPLRLSGNKIWVTALAALCLASCTTKKSTVLRSPSSQGEQHTAVTKPAIEKEKPAIKAGDVQNVNGHMVKNNKIALLLPFELNSIANRVTTEDVERSALALDFYQGFQLGLDKIAKEGGLFDLQVIDSRDNVAYNASLGTAADVKDAVIVVGPVYPREIKSFAQTFANKNVLQVSPLAATMASEFSVPNLVSMTPSIRTHAETLAKYIAEQFYTGDQILIYDAGDDDSKQFLVNFANEITKVNPQAKVKTVLSINELNNNMVLTGTNHIVSGTSNKNLVKGLLDAMDSKFLNPGNQFKLYGHPNFSKLSFENFENMDFYNLTITSSSLADESDSDTKKFISNYKSAFKVDPSEFSYKGYDAAVYFGRLIHKYGVDYVSHVTQEKFSGLNSDYRFEFFPKWGYANRALGIMVYHNKKFEKK; translated from the coding sequence ATGATATCAGTTCAAAACCGCCCGCTACGATTGAGTGGGAATAAAATATGGGTTACGGCACTTGCAGCATTATGCCTTGCAAGCTGCACAACCAAAAAAAGTACGGTATTGCGTTCGCCTTCCAGTCAGGGCGAACAGCATACCGCTGTAACCAAACCAGCTATAGAAAAAGAAAAGCCTGCAATCAAAGCCGGTGATGTGCAAAATGTAAATGGCCATATGGTCAAGAACAATAAAATTGCCCTATTGCTGCCCTTCGAATTAAATAGTATTGCCAACAGAGTGACGACGGAAGATGTCGAGCGTTCAGCTTTGGCGCTGGATTTTTACCAAGGTTTTCAGCTGGGACTGGACAAAATCGCCAAAGAGGGTGGTCTTTTCGATTTACAGGTCATAGACTCACGTGATAATGTTGCATATAACGCGAGCTTGGGAACAGCCGCCGATGTGAAAGATGCAGTAATTGTTGTCGGGCCCGTTTATCCAAGGGAAATCAAGAGCTTTGCGCAGACTTTTGCAAACAAAAATGTACTTCAGGTATCACCTTTGGCGGCGACCATGGCCTCAGAGTTTAGTGTTCCAAATCTGGTATCCATGACTCCGTCGATTCGTACGCACGCTGAAACGCTTGCCAAATACATCGCAGAGCAATTCTATACCGGAGACCAAATCTTGATTTACGATGCCGGCGATGACGATAGTAAGCAGTTTTTGGTGAATTTTGCTAATGAAATTACAAAAGTAAATCCTCAGGCAAAGGTAAAAACTGTACTTAGTATCAACGAGCTCAACAACAATATGGTTTTAACTGGGACAAATCATATCGTATCTGGTACTTCCAATAAGAATCTGGTGAAAGGTTTACTGGATGCGATGGACAGTAAATTTCTAAATCCGGGCAATCAATTTAAGCTGTATGGACATCCGAATTTTTCAAAACTTTCCTTCGAGAATTTTGAGAACATGGATTTTTACAATCTGACCATTACTTCTTCCAGCTTGGCTGATGAGTCAGATAGCGACACAAAGAAATTTATATCAAATTATAAATCGGCCTTTAAAGTAGATCCTTCAGAATTTTCGTATAAGGGCTACGATGCGGCGGTTTATTTTGGCCGCTTGATCCATAAATACGGCGTTGATTATGTAAGCCATGTGACACAGGAAAAATTTTCGGGACTCAATAGTGATTATAGGTTTGAATTTTTTCCGAAGTGGGGATATGCCAATAGGGCATTAGGCATCATGGTCTATCACAATAAGAAATTTGAGAAAAAATAA
- the guaA gene encoding glutamine-hydrolyzing GMP synthase, with the protein MPEKIIILDFGSQYTQLIARRVRELNVYCEIHPFNKLPDFDESVKGVIFSGSPYSVRQEDAPQIDFVSIQERFPLLGVCYGAQYIAQKSGGEVLPSEIREYGRANLQFVNSENELLAGVPVQSQVWMSHGDTIKEVPADFEIIASTDKVRVAAYQVRGTRTYGIQFHPEVTHSTDGAILLKNFVVGICGCSQDWTPDAFVETTVASLKEQLGDDHVIMALSGGVDSTVAAVLLHQAIGQNLHCIFVDHGLLRKDEYEQVLDSYKNMGLNIKGINAKDLFYGRLSGVSEPEEKRKIIGNSFIDVFDEAAKEIQKELPEGVEAKWLGQGTIYPDIIESVSVKGPSATIKSHHNVGGLPDFMKLQVVEPLKTLFKDEVRRVGKALEVDQAILGRHPFPGPGLAIRILGDITPDKVRIVQEADAIFISNLKESGWYDKVWQAGTIFLPVRSVGVMGDERTYEHVVSLRAVGSLDGMTADWIHLPYDLLAKISNEIINHVKGINRVVYDISSKPPATIEWE; encoded by the coding sequence ATGCCAGAAAAAATTATCATTCTAGACTTCGGGTCTCAGTACACGCAATTAATAGCGAGACGTGTCAGAGAGCTAAATGTGTATTGTGAAATACACCCGTTTAATAAATTGCCAGATTTTGACGAATCTGTAAAAGGCGTTATATTCTCCGGAAGCCCTTATTCGGTACGGCAGGAGGACGCTCCGCAGATTGATTTTGTCAGCATTCAAGAACGTTTTCCGCTTTTGGGTGTTTGTTATGGAGCGCAGTACATTGCTCAAAAGTCGGGCGGTGAGGTGTTGCCATCCGAAATCCGTGAATATGGTCGCGCGAATCTGCAATTTGTCAATAGTGAAAATGAATTATTGGCAGGGGTACCGGTACAGTCGCAGGTGTGGATGTCTCACGGAGATACCATCAAAGAAGTGCCTGCGGATTTTGAGATCATAGCCAGTACCGATAAGGTGCGTGTCGCAGCTTATCAGGTAAGAGGTACACGTACTTACGGTATTCAGTTTCATCCCGAAGTTACCCATAGCACCGATGGTGCAATCTTACTGAAAAACTTTGTGGTAGGAATCTGCGGCTGCTCGCAGGATTGGACTCCGGACGCCTTTGTCGAGACCACTGTGGCTTCTTTAAAGGAGCAACTGGGGGATGATCATGTTATTATGGCCCTGTCAGGAGGCGTTGATTCTACGGTGGCGGCGGTACTGTTGCATCAGGCTATTGGACAAAATCTACACTGTATTTTCGTGGACCACGGTCTGCTCCGGAAGGATGAATATGAGCAGGTACTTGATTCGTACAAAAATATGGGGTTGAATATAAAAGGGATCAATGCGAAGGATCTATTCTATGGTAGATTGTCAGGAGTTTCTGAACCCGAGGAGAAGCGTAAGATCATTGGCAATTCCTTTATCGACGTTTTTGACGAGGCTGCAAAAGAAATTCAGAAAGAGCTTCCAGAAGGTGTTGAAGCAAAATGGCTTGGACAAGGCACGATCTATCCTGATATTATTGAGTCTGTTTCCGTAAAAGGACCGTCAGCGACAATCAAATCGCATCATAACGTGGGTGGTTTGCCCGACTTTATGAAACTTCAGGTAGTGGAACCTCTTAAAACTTTGTTTAAGGATGAAGTGAGGAGAGTCGGTAAGGCACTGGAAGTGGATCAAGCGATCTTGGGACGACATCCCTTTCCTGGACCTGGGCTAGCAATCCGTATTCTGGGCGATATTACTCCGGACAAAGTGAGAATCGTCCAGGAAGCGGATGCCATTTTTATCAGTAACTTAAAGGAATCGGGCTGGTATGATAAAGTCTGGCAAGCGGGTACCATCTTTTTACCGGTACGCTCAGTAGGTGTGATGGGCGATGAACGTACTTACGAGCACGTTGTCAGCTTGCGCGCCGTCGGTTCCTTGGATGGAATGACCGCCGATTGGATACATCTGCCGTATGACCTGTTAGCCAAAATTTCAAATGAAATTATCAACCATGTGAAAGGAATAAACAGAGTTGTATATGATATCAGTTCAAAACCGCCCGCTACGATTGAGTGGGAATAA
- the pyrF gene encoding orotidine-5'-phosphate decarboxylase, protein MTRAELIRQIKEKRSFLCVGLDTDLTKIPQHLLDDEDPIYSFNKAIIEATADLCVAYKPNIAFYECYGVKGWESLQKTWAALPKDCFSIADAKRGDIGNTSGRYAKAFFDEQASGLGFDSITIAPYMGKDSVTPFLEFGDKWAIVLALTSNAGSLDFQNFENNAGLQLFEQVIDKVNTWGTPDNLMYVVGATRGEAFLKIREHAPDHFLLVPGVGAQGGSLEDVCRYGMNKDCGLLVNSTRAIIYASQGRDFAERARAEALSLQKEMEKELLKAGIIS, encoded by the coding sequence ATGACCAGAGCAGAACTTATTCGCCAGATCAAAGAGAAGCGTTCATTCTTATGTGTCGGCCTAGACACCGATCTTACAAAAATCCCCCAACATTTGTTGGATGACGAGGATCCCATTTACAGTTTTAATAAAGCTATTATTGAGGCTACTGCAGATTTGTGTGTCGCCTATAAGCCCAATATTGCTTTTTATGAGTGTTATGGGGTAAAAGGATGGGAGTCTTTGCAGAAGACCTGGGCGGCATTGCCAAAAGATTGTTTTAGTATTGCCGATGCCAAGCGTGGCGACATCGGAAATACCTCGGGTCGTTATGCTAAGGCATTCTTTGATGAGCAGGCATCGGGGCTGGGCTTTGACAGTATTACGATCGCACCTTATATGGGGAAGGACTCGGTCACACCATTTTTGGAATTTGGAGACAAATGGGCTATTGTGCTGGCATTGACATCCAATGCTGGAAGCTTGGATTTCCAGAATTTTGAAAATAATGCGGGTTTACAGCTTTTTGAACAGGTAATCGATAAAGTAAATACTTGGGGAACGCCTGATAATTTGATGTATGTTGTCGGGGCGACCAGGGGTGAGGCGTTCCTTAAAATCAGAGAACATGCTCCAGATCATTTTCTACTGGTACCGGGTGTAGGAGCCCAGGGGGGATCGCTCGAAGATGTCTGCCGTTACGGTATGAACAAAGACTGTGGTTTATTGGTCAATAGTACTCGGGCGATTATATATGCTTCCCAAGGACGCGATTTTGCGGAGCGTGCGCGTGCGGAGGCGCTGTCATTACAAAAGGAAATGGAAAAGGAACTATTGAAAGCGGGCATTATTTCCTGA
- a CDS encoding TlpA family protein disulfide reductase, with protein MNPKIKKLVGNFIFVALIALLLWPTSRTYFQQQLMNIGLFRPKPEVPPKTDRGGTGTADPADHVTFIRHSGETVRVTELRGKVVFINFWATWCGPCRAEMPSINVLYDKFKDNPQVEFLVVEIEGEKEKASAFMKKQKLTLPVSYPNSEIPQEWLSGSIPSTVILDKSGNLVTRHEGMADYSAPEVTAFIQELIDK; from the coding sequence ATGAATCCAAAGATAAAGAAGCTGGTAGGAAACTTCATATTTGTAGCGCTTATTGCTCTATTGCTCTGGCCGACAAGCCGAACGTATTTTCAGCAGCAGCTGATGAACATAGGTCTGTTCAGACCCAAACCAGAAGTTCCACCAAAAACAGACAGGGGCGGTACAGGAACCGCGGATCCGGCGGACCATGTTACATTTATCCGCCATTCGGGCGAGACCGTTCGTGTGACAGAGCTTAGAGGTAAGGTCGTTTTTATTAATTTTTGGGCGACCTGGTGCGGGCCGTGCAGAGCGGAAATGCCTTCCATCAACGTGCTTTATGACAAATTTAAGGATAATCCCCAAGTGGAGTTTCTGGTAGTGGAAATTGAAGGTGAGAAAGAAAAAGCCTCTGCTTTTATGAAAAAACAGAAATTAACACTTCCGGTCAGCTATCCCAACAGTGAAATTCCACAAGAGTGGCTTTCTGGATCAATTCCAAGCACCGTCATTCTAGATAAATCCGGCAATTTAGTGACGAGGCATGAAGGAATGGCAGACTATTCCGCGCCTGAGGTGACGGCATTTATCCAGGAGTTAATCGATAAATAA
- a CDS encoding RluA family pseudouridine synthase, producing MIQNETRLFKFPKFSELIIHEDENLIVINKPPFVASLDEREGGEVNILRLAKKYHADAQICHRLDKETSGILLIAKNPETYRSVSIAFEKRKVHKIYHAIIGGTHTFQDLLVDLPILNQGNKNVSIDRANGKPAETVFNSLKYYKNYTLVECKPITGRMHQIRIHLATQHAAIVGDSMYRGKPVYLSQIKKRGFTLSKDEEEQPIMKRFALHAKHIEFELNGVQMVFDAPYPKDFATLLKLLDKFDA from the coding sequence ATGATACAAAATGAGACCCGTCTATTTAAATTTCCCAAATTTTCAGAATTAATAATCCACGAGGATGAAAATTTGATCGTTATAAATAAACCACCTTTTGTCGCTTCCCTGGACGAAAGGGAGGGTGGGGAAGTCAATATCCTCCGTCTGGCGAAGAAATACCATGCAGATGCGCAGATCTGTCACCGTCTGGATAAGGAGACGTCCGGCATCTTGCTGATTGCAAAAAATCCGGAGACATATCGTTCTGTGTCGATTGCCTTTGAAAAAAGAAAAGTGCATAAGATTTATCATGCTATCATTGGTGGCACGCATACTTTTCAGGATCTGCTAGTCGACCTTCCTATTTTAAATCAGGGCAATAAGAATGTATCTATTGACCGTGCCAATGGAAAACCCGCAGAGACGGTTTTTAACTCGCTTAAATATTATAAAAACTATACACTTGTGGAGTGTAAGCCGATTACGGGCCGCATGCACCAGATTCGTATTCACCTGGCGACACAACACGCCGCAATTGTAGGAGATAGCATGTATCGTGGCAAACCGGTTTACCTTTCTCAGATCAAGAAACGAGGGTTTACCCTGTCAAAAGATGAGGAAGAACAACCTATCATGAAACGTTTTGCCTTGCATGCGAAACACATTGAGTTTGAACTCAATGGTGTTCAAATGGTTTTCGACGCACCTTATCCGAAAGATTTCGCTACGTTGTTGAAATTGTTGGATAAATTTGATGCTTAA
- the panB gene encoding 3-methyl-2-oxobutanoate hydroxymethyltransferase: MSINKEIKRVSTAMLQAMKARKEKISMLTSYDYSMAKIVDSAGIDVILIGDSAANVFAGYETTLPITLDNMIYHAAAVARGTERAMVLADLPFGTYQGSPNDAFNAAVRMMKESGAHALKLEGGVEIIENIKKIIAGGIPVCGHLGLTPQSINKFGNFGVRAKEEQEAAKLVADALALQEAGCFAIVLEKIPAALAKIVTEKLFIPTIGIGAGADCDGQVLVINDMLGMNADFKPKFMRHFANLHEQITAAVSNYIAEVKSIQYPNADEQY; this comes from the coding sequence ATGTCTATAAACAAAGAAATAAAAAGAGTAAGCACAGCGATGCTGCAAGCGATGAAAGCGCGCAAAGAGAAGATATCCATGCTGACAAGCTATGATTACTCCATGGCCAAAATCGTCGACAGTGCTGGTATCGATGTCATTTTGATCGGGGATTCTGCCGCCAATGTATTCGCGGGCTACGAGACCACGCTACCGATCACGCTTGACAACATGATCTATCACGCCGCCGCTGTTGCCCGGGGTACCGAACGGGCCATGGTATTGGCCGACCTACCTTTCGGCACCTACCAAGGATCGCCAAACGACGCCTTTAATGCTGCTGTCCGCATGATGAAAGAATCTGGAGCACATGCCCTGAAATTGGAAGGCGGAGTAGAAATTATCGAAAATATCAAAAAGATTATCGCCGGCGGAATCCCGGTCTGCGGCCACCTGGGCTTGACTCCACAATCGATTAATAAATTCGGAAACTTTGGCGTACGTGCAAAAGAGGAACAGGAAGCAGCTAAACTTGTCGCGGACGCATTGGCACTGCAGGAGGCTGGATGCTTCGCCATCGTACTGGAAAAAATACCCGCAGCATTGGCAAAAATCGTAACCGAAAAATTGTTCATCCCAACCATCGGCATAGGCGCAGGTGCGGACTGTGATGGTCAGGTACTCGTTATCAATGATATGCTAGGTATGAATGCGGACTTTAAACCCAAATTTATGCGTCATTTTGCCAACCTGCATGAACAGATTACTGCCGCTGTGAGCAACTACATCGCCGAAGTAAAATCCATACAGTACCCCAATGCAGACGAACAGTATTAA
- a CDS encoding 30S ribosomal protein THX, with protein MGKGDIKTRRGKISNGSFGKRRPHLSKSSLKPKVSNEASEVTEQKTKAKK; from the coding sequence ATGGGAAAAGGTGATATCAAAACCAGAAGAGGAAAAATATCAAACGGTTCTTTTGGAAAACGAAGGCCACATTTATCTAAGTCATCGCTTAAACCAAAGGTTAGCAATGAAGCCTCTGAGGTGACTGAGCAAAAAACGAAAGCAAAAAAATAG
- a CDS encoding efflux RND transporter periplasmic adaptor subunit, translating to MNKKTSIYILLACAAIGGGYFILHSKKDKKDSVKPSAKKDMPIPAQAIIAKSSVADRSINLSGSLDAEEKVEVRSEVSGRITKIYFSEGQRVQQGQPLIKIDDIELQAQLKQAQTTNQLNAENERRAKLLLQKGAISQEEFDMASAALKTSLAQIQLIQAQISKTAVRAPFSGVIGLRNISVGAIVSPSTLIANLVKDNSVKITFAIPEKYSNVIKLNSAIEFTVANDPTVMKANVYAIEPEVSLDTRTLSVRARASNDQGRLRAGSFVNVIVPIETENDAIAIPTEAIVPIQDGKKVFIVQNGLAKEAKVETGARTDKEIVILSGISAGDTVLTTGVLALKDGAKVKVSLVN from the coding sequence ATGAACAAAAAAACAAGCATTTATATACTTTTAGCTTGCGCCGCCATTGGGGGAGGATATTTTATTCTACACTCCAAAAAAGATAAAAAAGATAGTGTCAAACCATCGGCGAAAAAGGATATGCCCATACCTGCACAGGCTATCATAGCCAAGTCTTCAGTAGCGGACCGTTCCATCAATTTGTCTGGCAGTCTGGATGCTGAAGAAAAAGTGGAAGTCAGAAGTGAGGTAAGTGGCCGAATTACAAAAATCTACTTTTCAGAAGGCCAACGGGTCCAGCAGGGGCAACCGTTGATCAAAATCGACGATATCGAGCTGCAGGCGCAGCTCAAACAAGCGCAGACGACTAATCAGCTGAATGCCGAAAACGAGCGTCGTGCAAAGCTTCTGCTTCAAAAAGGCGCCATAAGTCAGGAAGAATTTGATATGGCCAGTGCTGCTCTAAAGACATCACTGGCACAGATACAACTGATCCAGGCACAAATATCAAAAACTGCTGTTCGCGCTCCCTTCAGTGGTGTGATTGGTCTGCGAAATATCTCTGTCGGTGCTATCGTCTCCCCAAGCACCCTTATCGCTAATCTGGTAAAAGACAATTCAGTCAAGATCACCTTTGCCATCCCAGAGAAATATAGCAATGTAATCAAGTTGAATTCGGCAATTGAATTTACCGTTGCCAATGACCCAACAGTAATGAAAGCAAATGTTTATGCCATAGAACCTGAAGTGTCACTTGACACAAGAACACTCAGCGTTCGCGCAAGGGCATCTAACGATCAGGGAAGACTGAGAGCCGGCTCATTTGTCAATGTAATCGTCCCCATAGAAACAGAAAATGACGCGATTGCCATACCAACAGAAGCGATCGTGCCTATACAGGACGGCAAAAAGGTGTTTATAGTCCAAAATGGTCTGGCAAAAGAGGCGAAAGTAGAAACCGGCGCCCGTACAGATAAAGAAATTGTCATTCTGTCGGGCATAAGTGCTGGAGATACGGTACTGACCACGGGAGTCCTGGCGCTGAAAGATGGTGCAAAGGTTAAGGTATCACTAGTTAACTAA